Proteins encoded within one genomic window of Bdellovibrionota bacterium:
- a CDS encoding trehalose-6-phosphate synthase, whose product MRLSLRFILPLIAVLSLIAYGVIPLVDQLTLKWFVRDIDIRTNLIVNTVEDTLIPLIEQKSKAKILTFFNRITQDERLFALGFCDPERSIAFRTQTFPEEIHCESTESAILRLAQGPLHVAYQVIEDKGRVLGTLVLIHDMSFVERRSADTKRYIFGFFVGLGIIISSVTVLIAKLSWRGWVSGIRALLKGEGLLQPLAHVSSPELRPIAKDLRALIRDLDFDRKTRDESQISWSSRSLKEILRQELSGDQVLIVSNREPYIHVRKEKEIEIQVPASGLVTALEPVMRACSGTWIAHGGGNADKDVVDRNDHVRVPPDNPSYQIRRVWLTPEEEAGYYYGFANEGVWPLCHIAHVRPTFRSRDWNHYVEVNRKFTEVVAEEAQTNDPVVLVQDYHFALLPKMVKEKLPNATVITFWHIPWPNPEAFGICPWREEILDGLLGSSILGFHTRFHCNNFVDTVDRYLESRIDRETSTISYGGRLTAVNHYPISIESPLRWLKEQKEVKECRSHIREINGLSPDRFVGVGVDRLDYTKGILERFMAVERFLELQPQWIGKFTFIQIAAPSRSVIPQYQHFEADVRSLADKINQRFSKKDYKPIYLKVEHHEPDQIVEYYRGADLCFVSSLHDGMNLVAKEFVASRDDERGVLILSQFTGASRELPEALIVNPYNIDQCARALQIALEMPEREQRDRVRSMRGLIQEFNVYRWAGKMLLDASRIRKRKNYEVPLSSR is encoded by the coding sequence ATGCGTTTATCACTCCGTTTCATTCTTCCCTTGATAGCCGTCTTGAGCCTGATCGCATACGGCGTGATTCCTCTTGTCGATCAACTGACGCTGAAATGGTTCGTCCGCGACATCGACATCCGAACCAACCTCATCGTCAATACGGTTGAAGACACGCTGATCCCGCTGATTGAACAAAAATCCAAGGCGAAGATTCTGACTTTTTTCAATCGGATCACGCAGGATGAGCGGCTCTTCGCACTCGGCTTCTGTGATCCAGAAAGGAGCATTGCTTTCAGGACGCAAACATTCCCGGAGGAGATTCACTGCGAGTCCACGGAAAGTGCGATTCTTCGCTTGGCGCAGGGGCCGCTTCACGTCGCCTATCAGGTCATCGAGGACAAGGGGAGAGTCCTTGGAACACTTGTTCTGATTCACGATATGAGTTTTGTGGAGCGGCGCAGTGCCGATACCAAACGATATATTTTCGGCTTCTTTGTGGGCTTGGGAATCATCATTTCATCTGTAACCGTACTGATTGCAAAATTGAGTTGGCGGGGATGGGTTTCCGGAATTCGCGCTCTTCTCAAGGGAGAGGGCCTTCTCCAACCGCTGGCGCACGTGAGTTCCCCGGAGCTTCGGCCGATCGCGAAAGATCTGCGCGCCCTGATCCGTGATTTGGACTTTGACCGAAAAACCAGAGATGAAAGCCAAATCAGTTGGAGTTCGAGGTCGCTAAAAGAAATTTTACGGCAAGAGTTGTCAGGGGATCAGGTCCTCATCGTATCGAACAGGGAACCTTACATCCACGTTCGCAAGGAGAAGGAGATCGAAATTCAAGTTCCCGCCAGCGGCCTCGTGACAGCCCTGGAACCGGTCATGCGCGCGTGCTCGGGAACCTGGATCGCCCACGGGGGAGGAAATGCGGATAAAGATGTGGTGGATCGTAACGACCATGTGCGCGTGCCTCCCGACAACCCCTCCTATCAAATCCGCAGGGTCTGGCTCACACCGGAAGAAGAGGCCGGTTACTACTACGGCTTTGCCAACGAAGGGGTGTGGCCGCTTTGTCATATCGCCCACGTACGGCCCACGTTTCGAAGCCGAGATTGGAATCACTACGTTGAAGTGAATCGGAAATTTACTGAAGTCGTGGCGGAAGAAGCACAAACCAATGATCCCGTCGTCTTAGTACAGGACTATCACTTCGCTCTCCTGCCTAAAATGGTTAAAGAAAAACTCCCCAACGCAACGGTAATCACTTTCTGGCATATCCCTTGGCCCAACCCGGAAGCTTTCGGCATTTGTCCTTGGCGGGAGGAGATCCTGGATGGTCTCCTTGGAAGCAGCATTCTTGGATTTCATACACGTTTTCACTGCAACAATTTTGTGGATACCGTGGATCGGTATCTGGAAAGCCGGATCGATCGCGAAACATCCACGATTTCCTATGGCGGCCGCCTGACCGCCGTGAATCATTATCCCATATCGATTGAATCCCCGCTCCGCTGGCTGAAAGAACAGAAGGAAGTGAAGGAATGCCGAAGTCACATTCGTGAAATCAACGGACTCTCTCCGGATCGATTCGTAGGGGTCGGAGTAGACCGCCTCGATTACACAAAAGGAATTCTGGAGCGCTTTATGGCCGTAGAACGCTTTCTGGAACTTCAGCCTCAATGGATCGGGAAATTCACATTCATTCAAATCGCGGCGCCCAGTCGTTCGGTTATCCCGCAGTACCAGCATTTTGAAGCGGACGTTCGCTCGCTGGCCGACAAAATCAATCAACGCTTTTCAAAAAAAGATTACAAACCGATCTACCTGAAAGTGGAGCATCACGAACCGGATCAAATCGTGGAATATTATCGGGGCGCCGATCTCTGCTTTGTAAGCAGCCTGCATGACGGGATGAATCTGGTCGCAAAGGAATTCGTTGCCTCCCGTGACGATGAGCGCGGAGTGCTGATTTTAAGCCAATTCACAGGGGCTTCGCGCGAGCTGCCTGAAGCCCTTATCGTCAATCCATACAACATCGACCAATGCGCAAGGGCATTGCAGATCGCCCTTGAGATGCCGGAGAGGGAACAGCGTGACCGGGTTCGAAGTATGCGGGGCTTGATCCAGGAATTCAACGTGTACCGGTGGGCCGGGAAGATGCTGCTCGATGCATCGCGAATTCGAAAACGAAAGAACTATGAAGTCCCTCTTTCATCCCGATAG
- the otsB gene encoding trehalose-phosphatase — protein MKSLFHPDSLRILESLAFTRTLFAFDYDGTLSQIVKRPGLASVTHNTNSLLHELSTLAPVAILSGRSLRDLKERLTFTPKYLIGNHGLEGLETSAESLEIAEKICRKWKRKLGAKLTGRKIGLGVELEDKMYSIAIHYRRSRNKRKTRLHVLEITADLSPPPRILLGKCVINILPSGAPHKGVALMELMQHLEIKSAFYVGDDYTDEDIFALPDSRIFTVRVGAKRTSRAQYFILRQTDVTKVLRLLIDYHRHEKHT, from the coding sequence ATGAAGTCCCTCTTTCATCCCGATAGCTTACGGATTTTGGAGTCGCTCGCTTTTACAAGAACGCTTTTTGCGTTTGATTATGATGGCACGCTGTCGCAAATAGTGAAGCGACCCGGATTAGCCTCGGTCACGCACAACACTAACTCACTCCTACATGAACTCTCAACGCTGGCACCGGTGGCGATTCTTTCGGGCCGCAGCTTGCGCGATCTAAAGGAACGCCTCACATTCACTCCGAAATATCTGATCGGAAACCACGGTCTGGAAGGCCTTGAAACATCCGCCGAATCCCTTGAAATCGCCGAAAAGATTTGCCGGAAATGGAAGAGGAAACTCGGTGCAAAGTTGACGGGGAGAAAGATAGGTTTGGGCGTTGAATTGGAAGATAAGATGTATTCGATCGCCATTCATTATCGCCGCTCCCGAAATAAGCGAAAGACAAGACTGCACGTTCTGGAAATTACCGCCGACCTTTCCCCACCACCGCGCATCCTCTTGGGAAAATGCGTGATCAATATTCTCCCCTCCGGGGCTCCTCATAAAGGGGTGGCGCTAATGGAACTCATGCAACATCTGGAGATCAAGTCAGCTTTTTACGTCGGGGACGATTACACTGACGAAGATATATTCGCCCTGCCCGATTCGCGAATATTTACGGTACGAGTGGGCGCGAAACGAACTTCGCGAGCGCAATATTTCATACTTAGGCAGACAGACGTTACCAAGGTGCTTCGGCTCTTAATTGACTACCATCGCCATGAGAAACACACATGA